From Oligoflexus sp., one genomic window encodes:
- a CDS encoding urocanate hydratase, with protein MAFALDAQLPPDPVFEPGIRRAPKRAVQLDEADIALALRNALRYVHPSLHAKLAPEFLNELTTHGRIYGYRFRPQGRLSGRPMHEYKGRCEAGKALQVMIDNNLDFAIALYPYELVTYGETGQVFQNWMQYRLTKLYLEELTEDQTLVLHSGHPLGLFPSSKTAPRVMATNGLMVGLFDNPEAFARAAAIGVANYGQMTAGGWMYIGPQGIVHGTYNTLVIAGRLKLGIPVDGDLRGRLFVSSGLGGMSGAQGKAVEIAGAAGIIAEVDASRIETRRSQGWVSRVTSNPAEAFAWAQEAVAAKKGVAIAFHGNIVTLLAHAVDQNIRIDLLSDQTSCHAVYEGGYCPVQLDFAARTAMLGTDKARFRQLVDATLQQHFELIHKLVARGTYFFDYGNAFMKSVYDAGVKGICKNGQNEKEGFIWPSYVEDILGPELFDYGYGPFRWVCLSGDAKDLDRTDAAAAETISQLRPKLRYQDLDNLRWVREAKGYQLVVGTQARILYQDAEGRRRIARRFNAMVRAKEVGPIMLGRDHHDTGGTDSPYRETSNIKDGSNIMAEMATHIFAGNAARGMTLCALHNGGGVGIGKSINGGFGLLLDGSEEVDRIIDSALPWDVMGGVARRAWAGNAHSIETSALYNEQTQGKITLPYLADPGLIQSVMALQKRS; from the coding sequence ATGGCCTTTGCCCTGGACGCCCAGCTTCCCCCTGATCCCGTATTCGAACCTGGAATTCGCCGCGCCCCCAAACGCGCTGTCCAACTGGACGAGGCGGATATCGCGTTGGCTTTGCGCAATGCGCTGCGTTATGTGCATCCGTCTTTGCACGCAAAGCTGGCTCCTGAATTTTTGAATGAACTCACGACGCATGGCCGCATCTATGGCTATCGTTTTCGCCCCCAGGGTCGCCTGAGCGGGCGGCCAATGCATGAATACAAGGGCCGCTGTGAAGCCGGCAAAGCCCTGCAGGTCATGATCGACAACAATCTTGATTTCGCGATTGCGCTTTATCCCTATGAGCTTGTGACCTACGGAGAAACCGGCCAGGTCTTTCAAAACTGGATGCAGTATCGTCTGACCAAACTCTATCTGGAAGAGCTGACCGAGGATCAGACGCTCGTTCTGCATTCCGGCCATCCGCTCGGCCTTTTTCCCAGCAGTAAAACCGCGCCGCGCGTAATGGCGACCAATGGTCTTATGGTCGGCCTCTTCGATAACCCGGAAGCCTTTGCCCGCGCGGCGGCCATTGGTGTTGCGAATTATGGGCAGATGACCGCCGGCGGCTGGATGTACATCGGCCCGCAGGGTATCGTGCACGGAACCTACAACACTCTTGTGATCGCCGGTCGTTTGAAGCTCGGCATTCCGGTGGATGGTGATCTGCGCGGTCGACTCTTCGTCAGCTCGGGACTCGGTGGCATGAGCGGCGCGCAGGGCAAAGCGGTGGAGATCGCCGGCGCGGCCGGCATCATCGCCGAGGTCGACGCCTCGCGGATTGAAACGCGGCGTTCGCAGGGTTGGGTCAGCCGCGTCACGAGCAACCCGGCCGAGGCCTTTGCCTGGGCCCAGGAAGCCGTGGCCGCGAAAAAAGGCGTGGCGATCGCCTTTCACGGAAATATCGTCACGCTGCTGGCGCATGCCGTGGACCAAAATATTCGCATCGATCTTCTGTCGGATCAGACCAGCTGCCATGCAGTGTATGAAGGCGGCTACTGTCCGGTTCAGCTGGATTTCGCAGCCCGCACCGCGATGCTGGGGACCGACAAGGCCCGCTTCCGTCAGCTGGTGGATGCCACGCTGCAGCAGCATTTCGAGTTGATTCATAAGCTCGTGGCGCGCGGGACCTATTTCTTTGATTACGGCAATGCCTTCATGAAATCGGTTTATGATGCGGGCGTGAAAGGCATCTGCAAAAACGGGCAGAATGAGAAGGAGGGCTTTATCTGGCCGTCCTATGTGGAAGATATCCTGGGCCCCGAACTCTTTGATTATGGTTATGGTCCCTTCCGCTGGGTGTGTTTGAGCGGTGATGCCAAGGATCTGGACCGTACCGATGCCGCCGCGGCCGAGACGATCAGCCAGCTGCGGCCGAAGCTTCGATACCAGGACCTGGACAACCTTCGCTGGGTGCGCGAGGCCAAGGGCTATCAGCTGGTGGTGGGCACGCAGGCACGCATCCTTTATCAGGATGCCGAAGGTCGCCGCCGCATCGCCCGTCGTTTCAATGCGATGGTGCGGGCCAAGGAAGTCGGGCCTATCATGCTGGGTCGCGATCATCATGATACGGGCGGAACCGATTCACCTTATCGCGAGACGTCGAACATCAAGGACGGGTCCAATATCATGGCGGAGATGGCGACCCATATTTTCGCGGGTAATGCGGCGCGGGGAATGACGCTGTGCGCCTTGCATAACGGGGGCGGCGTCGGTATCGGCAAATCCATCAACGGTGGTTTTGGACTGCTATTGGATGGAAGTGAAGAGGTCGATCGCATCATTGACAGTGCCCTGCCCTGGGATGTGATGGGCGGCGTGGCCCGTCGAGCCTGGGCCGGCAATGCGCACTCGATCGAGACCTCGGCGCTTTACAACGAGCAGACGCAAGGGAAGATCACTCTGCCGTATCTCGCGGATCCTGGGTTGATCCAGTCGG